The genome window CCGCCACCTCGGTGCTCCTGGCCCACGTGGCCGCCCACACCGAGAGGATCCGGCTGGGCTCGGGCGGCATCATGCTGCCGAACCACTCTCCCCTGGTGATCGCCGAACAGTTCGGCACCCTGGCGGAGATCCATCCCGGCCGGATCGACCTCGGGCTGGGGCGCGCCCCTGGCACGGACCAGCGCACCATGATGGCCTTGCGCCGCGAACCCTCGGCGGCTGACACCTTCCCGCGGGACATCAAGGAGCTGCAGGGCTATCTTCGGGGAGAATCCCTCATCCCCGGCGTGGATGCCTTCCCGGGGCACGGAACGAACGTCCCGCTCTACATCCTGGGATCCTCGCAGTACGGCGCACAGCTCGCGGCGGCGCTGGGACTGGGCTACTCCTTCGCCTCACACTTCGCCCCCCAGATGCTGGAACACGCGGCCACGATCTACCGGGACCGGTTCGAACCGTCCGAGAGCGTCCCCGAACCACACTTCATCGCGGCGCTCAACGTGATCGCAGCGGACACCGAGGCCGAGGCGCATGCCCAGCTGGAGACCGCCCACCGCCACCGCATCCGCCAGATGCTCGGCCGGGGCCGTGACCTGAGCGAGGATGACGTCACCATGCTCCTGCACTCCGCCGGCGGCGAACAGGTGCTCTCCATGATGAAGTACACCGCGGTGGGCACCATCGAGACCGTCAAGGCCTACCTGGATGAGTTCCGTGAGCGCGTCCAGGCCGATGAGCTGATCATCACCAATGCCGCCCCGGACCTGGCGGCCCGGCACCGCACCCTCGAGCTCCTCGGTGAGCACATCATCCGGCGGTGATCCCCGCGGCCGGAGGGTGACGATTCCGTTGCGATCCCACTCCCACGTGGCCTGAGGGCTATTCCCGTCCGGCCCCCCACGGTCATGGTGGTCGCATGAGACGGACACCGTTCTCGAACGGCCCGTGGGTGGCCATCACCCGCGAGGAGATGGCGGAGGCAGGTTGCCAGCGCTAGGGG of Citricoccus sp. K5 contains these proteins:
- a CDS encoding LLM class flavin-dependent oxidoreductase — encoded protein: MSYPLSILDLSTVLPGQPVAEAVAASVELAQKAEEQGFHRIWFAEHHNFPSIASSATSVLLAHVAAHTERIRLGSGGIMLPNHSPLVIAEQFGTLAEIHPGRIDLGLGRAPGTDQRTMMALRREPSAADTFPRDIKELQGYLRGESLIPGVDAFPGHGTNVPLYILGSSQYGAQLAAALGLGYSFASHFAPQMLEHAATIYRDRFEPSESVPEPHFIAALNVIAADTEAEAHAQLETAHRHRIRQMLGRGRDLSEDDVTMLLHSAGGEQVLSMMKYTAVGTIETVKAYLDEFRERVQADELIITNAAPDLAARHRTLELLGEHIIRR